The following coding sequences lie in one Arachis stenosperma cultivar V10309 chromosome 5, arast.V10309.gnm1.PFL2, whole genome shotgun sequence genomic window:
- the LOC130979063 gene encoding uncharacterized protein LOC130979063 isoform X2, with amino-acid sequence MHILTPSKQVLDQGTENPMKLNGDMLNRSSRSHRSSINGEVSNQIVSYGRGQSSHKMDDVSLAIAFAFENGMAKPRRADSSYYSNNNNSSTLAFLHQIKKGTMEFGMMDRQGNMVRQQASTNNFQGLSPMQINEISKGAQRLNQILRACSNGFNIDRYSIEVAKELFQGAIDLEQSLRMLVELQQNSEFLIAPQKKNRIKLLDEDSEDDDESNKIIRASEKNQLAPPIFSFDKRSRHTLMQGKIILTNSKEGRNSNTKNKDGKISRTSQKQTNRSSYEIKNLNDVLEQKSHSASAKSDTEKGRIPSVVAKLMGLDNLPEKAEPKIMPQKDSGNAQKIRGNQGMTMQYTSEKQRTKKVEVNNNKETENLVAMKKQRVIEAFNMAATTHDEEQLFAANKNSLGEKAGHRVVSQNGKPLWSDLYGIKPLDGFEKPKHNISAANITEQKSTAKGRINGEQVTERSQVKPSMQEEKEINVSNVQMVKKNTYKQNMNNQKKPEKSLADQKSYMLSKYGPQEGKNHSEQRLQPREKQMPQARLQGGSELNLRSSKNQNRLISSHKKQNSVENLKAMKLEGHLGNRYDDFAKHETSNGTNDKVKEIVNRKGASVKMMVDEKIVPKLANMKVKNTRKQKADMPRKIVEVSNEGNGRKLIEKVKQKIHILHDSRQGAIDRFNGFKDAKGETVGIINSNETAAVAESPDWSCQPLKEADLAPTSYNSDGRELHSLKGPVALTTNHSDHAAPVVANEGFKRGELALNTTNGTHEESMSTNNNHLRHKNQNIYAKRTQKPLTDSEIRLKRILVANRSFLNTSEALFRLNIPFSILQDRSTGGQDREGECKELMLDCGYEVMKRKGILSELRAYPFSNISIDTMSIASLDDLVRLLNKDIEKLRFYGRNNRNFNANVEDYLPKMLELDIFSREQDIDCMWDFGWKNETFALIERCDVVKDMEKHVLNVLLDEITRELMLQGGLKIATK; translated from the exons ATGCATATTCTTACTCCAAGCAAACAAGTGTTGGATCAAGGAACAGAAAATCCAATGAAATT AAATGGAGATATGCTGAATAGGTCTAGCAGAAGCCATAGATCTTCAATCAATGGAGAAGTTTCAAATCAGATAGTTTCATATGGGAGAGGCCAGAGCTCACATAAAATGGATGATGTTTCCTTAGCCATAGCCTTTGCTTTCGAGAATGGCATGGCTAAACCAAGAAGAGCTGATTCGTCTTACTATAGCAATAACAATAATAGTTCAACTTTGGcttttcttcaccaaatcaagaAGGGGACAATGGAATTTGGCATGATGGATAGACAAGGAAACATGGTTAGGCAACAAGCTTCAACAAACAATTTTCAAGGCCTCTCCCCTATGCAGATAAATGAGATATCGAAAGGTGCACAGAGACTAAACCAGATACTAAGAGCTTGCTCCAATGGTTTCAACATTGATAGATATTCGATTGAAGTTGCGAAGGAGCTGTTCCAAGGAGCTATTGATTTGGAACAGTCACTCAGGATGCTGGTAGAGCTGCAGCAGAATTCAGAGTTCTTGATTGCGCCGCAGAAGAAAAACCGGATCAAGttattggatgaagacagtgaagatgatgatgaaagCAACAAAATAATTAGAGCATCTGAGAAAAACCAATTGGCGCCACCGATTTTCTCCTTCGACAAGCGATCTAGGCATACTCTTATGCAGGGGAAAATTATTCTTACAAACTCTAAAGAAGGCAGAAACTCAAATACCAAAAACAAAGATGGAAAGATTTCAAGAACTTCTCAGAAGCAAACAAATAGATCTAGTTATGAAATTAAGAATCTCAATGATGTTTTGGAGCAGAAAAGCCACTCTGCCTCGGCGAAATCTGACACAGAGAAGGGAAGGATTCCAAGTGTAGTTGCAAAACTGATGGGGCTAGATAACTTGCCGGAGAAGGCAGAGCCGAAAATCATGCCGCAGAAGGATTCTGGTAATGCACAGAAGATTagaggaaatcaaggaatgacAATGCAGTATACTAgtgaaaagcaaagaacaaagAAGGTTGAAGTGAATAACAACAAAGAAACAGAGAATTTGGTAGCTATGAAGAAACAAAGAGTGATAGAAGCCTTTAACATGGCCGCAACAACTCATGATGAGGAACAATTGTTTGCTGCCAATAAGAATTCACTTGGCGAAAAGGCTGGCCACAGGGTAGTTTCTCAGAATGGAAAACCACTATGGAGTGATCTGTATGGAATAAAACCCCTGGATGGTTTCGAAAAGCCGAAGCATAATATCAGTGCTGCTAACATCACAGAACAGAAAAGCACAGCAAAGGGCAGAATCAATGGCGAACAAGTGACTGAAAGATCACAAGTTAAGCCTTCAATGCAGGAAGAGAAAGAGATCAATGTTAGTAATGTCCAAATGGtgaaaaaaaatacatacaAACAGAACATGAATAATCAGAAGAAACCTGAGAAGAGTCTTGCAGATCAGAAGTCATACATGCTCTCAAAATATGGGCCTCAAGAAGGGAAAAATCATAGCGAACAACGACTCCAGCCGAGGGAAAAACAAATGCCGCAGGCGAGATTACAAGGAGGGAGTGAATTGAATTTGAGAAGTTCAAAAAACCAGAATAGGCTTATTAGTTCTCATAAGAAGCAGAACTCTGTAGAAAATTTGAAAGCTATGAAACTGGAAGGACATTTAGGCAACCGATATGATGATTTCGCCAAACACGAAACGTCCAATGGCACCAATGATAAAGTGAAAGAGATAGTTAACCGGAAGGGGGCAAGTGTCAAAATGATGGTGGATGAAAAAATTGTTCCTAAACTGGCCAATATGAAGGTGAAGAATACCAGAAAGCAAAAGGCTGACATGCCTAGAAAGATTGTTGAAGTGTCTAATGaaggaaatggaagaaagctcATCGAGAAAGTGaaacaaaaaattcatattttgcATGATTCTAGACAAGGAGCAATAGATAGATTCAATGGCTTTAAAGATGCTAAGGGAGAAACAGTTGGCATCATCAACTCTAACGAAACAGCAGCTGTGGCTGAATCACCGGATTGGAGTTGCCAACCACTTAAAGAAGCCGATCTGGCTCCTACATCATACAATTCTGATGGTAGAGAACTCCATAGCCTAAAGGGACCAGTTGCTTTAACTACAAATCATTCG GATCATGCTGCTCCTGTGGTAGCAAATGAAGGATTCAAGCGTGGTGAACTTGCATTAAATACAACAAATG GAACTCATGAAGAAAGCATGAGTACTAATAATAACCACTTACgacataaaaatcaaaatatatatgcAAAGAGAACACAAAAGCCACTAACAGATAGCGAAATCCGCCTGAAGAGGATCTTAGTCGCAAACCGATCATTCCTCAATACTTCAGAAGCTCTTTTCAGGCTCAACATTCCATTCAGCATTCTGCAAGATAGGAGCACCGGCGGCCAGGACAGGGAAGGCGAATGCAAAGAACTCATGTTAGACTGCGGATATGAAGTAATGAAGCGAAAGGGGATACTGTCAGAACTCAGAGCTTATCCATTCTCAAACATATCAATCGATACAATGAGCATAGCATCCCTGGATGACTTGGTTAGGCTTCTGAACAAAGACATTGAGAAGCTAAGATTCTATGGAAGGAACAACAGGAATTTCAATGCCAATGTCGAGGACTACCTGCCGAAAATGCTTGAACTCGACATATTCAGTCGAGAGCAAGACATAGATTGTATGTGGGATTTTGGTTGGAAGAATGAGACATTTGCATTAATTGAAAGATGTGATGTTGTAAAGGATATGGAAAAACATGTCCTGAATGTGCTTTTGGATGAAATCACCAGAGAACTTATGCTTCAAGGAGGACTCAAAATAGcaaccaaataa
- the LOC130979639 gene encoding beta-amylase 1, chloroplastic — MALSLTHQIGSLAGTPVPDTSAGESSSSSATVSAAAVWKSPSANIRCAARKPDPAGADALSPPLTPCRSPSLTGIRPDLSVTCKAFATDAVANPSETEEAERAYREGGKGGKSGEGGVPVYVMMPLDSVTWGNGVNRKKAVNAAMAALKSAGVEGIMMDVWWGLVEREKPGEYNWGGYRELLEMAKKHGLKVQAVMSFHQCGGNVGDSCTIPLPKWVVEEINKDPDLAYTDQWGRRNYEYLSLGCDTLPVLKGRTPVQCYADFMRAFRDNFKNLLGDTIVEIQVGMGPAGELRYPSYPEQNGTWRFPGIGAFQCYDKYMLSSLKAAAEDAGKPEWGSTGPRDAGEYNNWPEDTPFFRKEGGGWNSEYGEFFLTWYSKMLLDHGERILTSAKSIFEDTGVKISVKVAGIHWHYGTRSHAAELTAGYYNTRFRDGYLPIAEMLARHGAIFNFTCIEMRDHEQPQDALCAPEKLVKQVALATQKAKVPLAGENALPRYDEYAHKQILKASQLNVDDDSGEKEMCAFTYLRMNPHLFQPDNWRKFVAFVKKMKEGKSARKCWEQVEREAEHFVHVSQPLVQEAAVALSQ; from the exons atgGCATTGAGCTTAACTCACCAGATCGGAAGCCTAGCCGGTACGCCGGTGCCAGATACTTCGGCGGGAGAGTCGTCTTCGTCATCGGCAACGGTTAGCGCAGCGGCGGTGTGGAAGTCTCCGTCAGCGAACATCCGATGCGCGGCGAGGAAACCAGATCCGGCTGGAGCAGACGCGCTGTCTCCTCCACTGACGCCGTGCAGGTCGCCGTCGCTTACGGGAATCCGGCCAGATCTATCGGTTACTTGTAAGGCATTCGCGACGGATGCGGTGGCGAACCCATCGGAAACGGAAGAGGCTGAGAGAGCGTACAGAGAAGGAGGAAAAGGAGGGAAGAGCGGCGAGGGAGGGGTTCCTGTTTACGTGATGATGCCGTTGGACAGCGTGACGTGGGGGAACGGAGTGAATAGGAAGAAGGCGGTGAACGCGGCGATGGCGGCGCTAAAGAGCGCCGGTGTGGAGGGCATCATGATGGACGTGTGGTGGGGGCTTGTGGAGAGGGAGAAGCCTGGGGAATATAATTGGGGAGGGTATAGGGAGCTTCTGGAAATGGCGAAGAAGCATGGCTTGAAGGTCCAGGCGGTTATGTCGTTTCATCAATGCGGGGGTAACGTCGGTGATTCATGCAC TATTCCCTTGCCTAAATGGGTAGTGGAGGAGATTAACAAGGACCCTGATCTTGCATACACTGATCAATGGGGAAGAAGAAACTACGAATACCTATCACTGGGTTGTGATACTTTGCCAGTACTCAAGGGCCGTACACCAGTTCAATGTTACGCTGATTTCATGCGTGCCTTCAGAGACAATTTCAAGAACCTTCTTGGTGACACTATTGTG GAAATACAAGTTGGTATGGGTCCAGCTGGTGAGTTGCGTTACCCTTCATACCCAGAGCAAAATGGCACATGGAGGTTCCCAGGAATTGGTGCTTTTCAATGCTATGATAAG TATATGTTGAGTAGCTTGAAAGCTGCAGCCGAAGATGCCGGTAAGCCAGAATGGGGAAGCACAGGCCCAAGAGATGCTGGCGAATATAATAACTGGCCAGAAGACACACCATTCTTCCGCAAAGAAGGAGGAGGCTGGAATAGCGAATATGGCGAATTTTTCCTCACTTGGTACTCTAAGATGCTCTTAGACCATGGTGagaggatcctcacctcagctAAGTCGATCTTTGAGGACACAGGAGTCAAGATATCAGTAAAAGTTGCTGGCATCCACTGGCACTATGGTACAAGGTCTCATGCTGCAGAGCTCACAGCAGGTTACTACAACACCAGGTTCCGGGACGGCTACCTCCCCATCGCCGAGATGCTTGCACGACATGGCGCCATCTTCAATTTCACGTGCATTGAGATGCGCGACCATGAGCAGCCTCAGGATGCTCTCTGCGCACCGGAGAAGCTCGTTAAGCAAGTGGCTTTGGCAACTCAGAAAGCGAAAGTTCCCCTTGCCGGTGAGAATGCGCTGCCAAGGTATGACGAATATGCACACAAACAGATCTTAAAGGCATCACAGCTGAACGTGGATGACGACTCTGGCGAAAAAGAGATGTGTGCATTCACATACCTGAGGATGAACCCTCATCTATTCCAGCCAGATAACTGGAGGAAGTTTGTGGCATTtgtgaagaagatgaaagaagGGAAGAGTGCACGTAAGTGTTGGGAGCAAGTGGAGAGAGAGGCAGAGCATTTTGTGCATGTCTCGCAGCCACTTGTGCAAGAGGCTGCTGTTGCTcttagtcaataa
- the LOC130979063 gene encoding uncharacterized protein LOC130979063 isoform X1, producing the protein MAKRSDFAQKLLDDLRLRKEKMGVPAASHQSQRTSQSQPIDAYSYSKQTSVGSRNRKSNEIVSSRNGDMLNRSSRSHRSSINGEVSNQIVSYGRGQSSHKMDDVSLAIAFAFENGMAKPRRADSSYYSNNNNSSTLAFLHQIKKGTMEFGMMDRQGNMVRQQASTNNFQGLSPMQINEISKGAQRLNQILRACSNGFNIDRYSIEVAKELFQGAIDLEQSLRMLVELQQNSEFLIAPQKKNRIKLLDEDSEDDDESNKIIRASEKNQLAPPIFSFDKRSRHTLMQGKIILTNSKEGRNSNTKNKDGKISRTSQKQTNRSSYEIKNLNDVLEQKSHSASAKSDTEKGRIPSVVAKLMGLDNLPEKAEPKIMPQKDSGNAQKIRGNQGMTMQYTSEKQRTKKVEVNNNKETENLVAMKKQRVIEAFNMAATTHDEEQLFAANKNSLGEKAGHRVVSQNGKPLWSDLYGIKPLDGFEKPKHNISAANITEQKSTAKGRINGEQVTERSQVKPSMQEEKEINVSNVQMVKKNTYKQNMNNQKKPEKSLADQKSYMLSKYGPQEGKNHSEQRLQPREKQMPQARLQGGSELNLRSSKNQNRLISSHKKQNSVENLKAMKLEGHLGNRYDDFAKHETSNGTNDKVKEIVNRKGASVKMMVDEKIVPKLANMKVKNTRKQKADMPRKIVEVSNEGNGRKLIEKVKQKIHILHDSRQGAIDRFNGFKDAKGETVGIINSNETAAVAESPDWSCQPLKEADLAPTSYNSDGRELHSLKGPVALTTNHSDHAAPVVANEGFKRGELALNTTNGTHEESMSTNNNHLRHKNQNIYAKRTQKPLTDSEIRLKRILVANRSFLNTSEALFRLNIPFSILQDRSTGGQDREGECKELMLDCGYEVMKRKGILSELRAYPFSNISIDTMSIASLDDLVRLLNKDIEKLRFYGRNNRNFNANVEDYLPKMLELDIFSREQDIDCMWDFGWKNETFALIERCDVVKDMEKHVLNVLLDEITRELMLQGGLKIATK; encoded by the exons ATGGCAAAGAGATCAGATTTTGCACAGAAGCTTTTGGATGATCTTAGGCTAAGGAAGGAAAAAATGGGTGTTCCTGCTGCATCTCATCAGTCTCAGAGGACAAGCCAATCACAGCCTATCG ATGCATATTCTTACTCCAAGCAAACAAGTGTTGGATCAAGGAACAGAAAATCCAATGAAATT gTAAGTTCAAGAAATGGAGATATGCTGAATAGGTCTAGCAGAAGCCATAGATCTTCAATCAATGGAGAAGTTTCAAATCAGATAGTTTCATATGGGAGAGGCCAGAGCTCACATAAAATGGATGATGTTTCCTTAGCCATAGCCTTTGCTTTCGAGAATGGCATGGCTAAACCAAGAAGAGCTGATTCGTCTTACTATAGCAATAACAATAATAGTTCAACTTTGGcttttcttcaccaaatcaagaAGGGGACAATGGAATTTGGCATGATGGATAGACAAGGAAACATGGTTAGGCAACAAGCTTCAACAAACAATTTTCAAGGCCTCTCCCCTATGCAGATAAATGAGATATCGAAAGGTGCACAGAGACTAAACCAGATACTAAGAGCTTGCTCCAATGGTTTCAACATTGATAGATATTCGATTGAAGTTGCGAAGGAGCTGTTCCAAGGAGCTATTGATTTGGAACAGTCACTCAGGATGCTGGTAGAGCTGCAGCAGAATTCAGAGTTCTTGATTGCGCCGCAGAAGAAAAACCGGATCAAGttattggatgaagacagtgaagatgatgatgaaagCAACAAAATAATTAGAGCATCTGAGAAAAACCAATTGGCGCCACCGATTTTCTCCTTCGACAAGCGATCTAGGCATACTCTTATGCAGGGGAAAATTATTCTTACAAACTCTAAAGAAGGCAGAAACTCAAATACCAAAAACAAAGATGGAAAGATTTCAAGAACTTCTCAGAAGCAAACAAATAGATCTAGTTATGAAATTAAGAATCTCAATGATGTTTTGGAGCAGAAAAGCCACTCTGCCTCGGCGAAATCTGACACAGAGAAGGGAAGGATTCCAAGTGTAGTTGCAAAACTGATGGGGCTAGATAACTTGCCGGAGAAGGCAGAGCCGAAAATCATGCCGCAGAAGGATTCTGGTAATGCACAGAAGATTagaggaaatcaaggaatgacAATGCAGTATACTAgtgaaaagcaaagaacaaagAAGGTTGAAGTGAATAACAACAAAGAAACAGAGAATTTGGTAGCTATGAAGAAACAAAGAGTGATAGAAGCCTTTAACATGGCCGCAACAACTCATGATGAGGAACAATTGTTTGCTGCCAATAAGAATTCACTTGGCGAAAAGGCTGGCCACAGGGTAGTTTCTCAGAATGGAAAACCACTATGGAGTGATCTGTATGGAATAAAACCCCTGGATGGTTTCGAAAAGCCGAAGCATAATATCAGTGCTGCTAACATCACAGAACAGAAAAGCACAGCAAAGGGCAGAATCAATGGCGAACAAGTGACTGAAAGATCACAAGTTAAGCCTTCAATGCAGGAAGAGAAAGAGATCAATGTTAGTAATGTCCAAATGGtgaaaaaaaatacatacaAACAGAACATGAATAATCAGAAGAAACCTGAGAAGAGTCTTGCAGATCAGAAGTCATACATGCTCTCAAAATATGGGCCTCAAGAAGGGAAAAATCATAGCGAACAACGACTCCAGCCGAGGGAAAAACAAATGCCGCAGGCGAGATTACAAGGAGGGAGTGAATTGAATTTGAGAAGTTCAAAAAACCAGAATAGGCTTATTAGTTCTCATAAGAAGCAGAACTCTGTAGAAAATTTGAAAGCTATGAAACTGGAAGGACATTTAGGCAACCGATATGATGATTTCGCCAAACACGAAACGTCCAATGGCACCAATGATAAAGTGAAAGAGATAGTTAACCGGAAGGGGGCAAGTGTCAAAATGATGGTGGATGAAAAAATTGTTCCTAAACTGGCCAATATGAAGGTGAAGAATACCAGAAAGCAAAAGGCTGACATGCCTAGAAAGATTGTTGAAGTGTCTAATGaaggaaatggaagaaagctcATCGAGAAAGTGaaacaaaaaattcatattttgcATGATTCTAGACAAGGAGCAATAGATAGATTCAATGGCTTTAAAGATGCTAAGGGAGAAACAGTTGGCATCATCAACTCTAACGAAACAGCAGCTGTGGCTGAATCACCGGATTGGAGTTGCCAACCACTTAAAGAAGCCGATCTGGCTCCTACATCATACAATTCTGATGGTAGAGAACTCCATAGCCTAAAGGGACCAGTTGCTTTAACTACAAATCATTCG GATCATGCTGCTCCTGTGGTAGCAAATGAAGGATTCAAGCGTGGTGAACTTGCATTAAATACAACAAATG GAACTCATGAAGAAAGCATGAGTACTAATAATAACCACTTACgacataaaaatcaaaatatatatgcAAAGAGAACACAAAAGCCACTAACAGATAGCGAAATCCGCCTGAAGAGGATCTTAGTCGCAAACCGATCATTCCTCAATACTTCAGAAGCTCTTTTCAGGCTCAACATTCCATTCAGCATTCTGCAAGATAGGAGCACCGGCGGCCAGGACAGGGAAGGCGAATGCAAAGAACTCATGTTAGACTGCGGATATGAAGTAATGAAGCGAAAGGGGATACTGTCAGAACTCAGAGCTTATCCATTCTCAAACATATCAATCGATACAATGAGCATAGCATCCCTGGATGACTTGGTTAGGCTTCTGAACAAAGACATTGAGAAGCTAAGATTCTATGGAAGGAACAACAGGAATTTCAATGCCAATGTCGAGGACTACCTGCCGAAAATGCTTGAACTCGACATATTCAGTCGAGAGCAAGACATAGATTGTATGTGGGATTTTGGTTGGAAGAATGAGACATTTGCATTAATTGAAAGATGTGATGTTGTAAAGGATATGGAAAAACATGTCCTGAATGTGCTTTTGGATGAAATCACCAGAGAACTTATGCTTCAAGGAGGACTCAAAATAGcaaccaaataa